A genomic window from Methanovulcanius yangii includes:
- a CDS encoding DUF357 domain-containing protein has translation MSIQALGEALWDKTEKVRPAVSRSGFYYALYHEMIEMAGAYASDGFRFYDEGDSVNAHAAFTYGFGWLDCGCLLGIFSDIEPLDEIPSIGEKVAPKLDEHLREKTSRYHRMLTTAVESVAINPEEESPVHEAAEMVLFKAERYLRKAEKTIKTGDLLQALGELSYGYGFLDAGIRAGLLRVRKNRHLFTI, from the coding sequence ATGAGCATACAGGCACTTGGAGAAGCACTCTGGGACAAGACCGAGAAGGTCAGGCCGGCCGTTTCACGGTCGGGATTCTACTACGCACTCTACCATGAGATGATCGAGATGGCAGGGGCATACGCAAGCGACGGGTTCCGGTTCTATGATGAGGGAGATTCCGTCAATGCCCACGCCGCCTTCACATACGGATTCGGCTGGCTCGATTGCGGATGCCTCCTCGGTATCTTCAGCGATATCGAACCCCTCGACGAAATCCCGTCTATCGGAGAGAAGGTGGCACCGAAACTGGACGAACACCTGAGGGAAAAGACCAGCCGGTACCACCGCATGCTGACAACAGCGGTTGAATCGGTGGCCATCAACCCGGAGGAGGAGAGCCCCGTCCATGAAGCGGCGGAGATGGTCCTTTTCAAGGCGGAACGGTATCTGCGCAAGGCAGAAAAGACGATAAAAACCGGGGATCTTCTTCAGGCACTGGGTGAACTCAGCTATGGGTACGGCTTCCTGGATGCAGGCATCCGCGCCGGGCTTCTCAGGGTCCGAAAAAACCGCCATTTGTTCACCATTTAA
- a CDS encoding lysylphosphatidylglycerol synthase transmembrane domain-containing protein: MEKKQWKWLAISVAFSTVVLLIVLWLTIDENTIDYLQHAKLQYLIFALVLHMGAFVFWALRMKMMSHSLGYHVPFLHSLNAVFANLLVAAITPSQAGGEPVRIHELYRADVPIGDATAVVIMERVIDGIVLGIIGIFSFLLLAFQVSDLDVNLTTPLLVMWALLVVVLAIFVYSIRHPDFLKRLIKRISGWFTKRWKSEKVERFRDRIDEEVDNFNSALTKFIGKARSGLFWGFLFTALYWIAEFLIPSFILIALGEPPHFLESFIVQLMIAIIMMIPLTPGGSGIAEIGATSLYGLFVPSSIVGVFVLIWRLIMYYFNIFAGVLASVFIVRREMILRQIKRLKRT; the protein is encoded by the coding sequence ATGGAGAAAAAACAGTGGAAATGGCTCGCAATATCTGTCGCTTTCTCAACTGTCGTTCTCCTGATTGTTCTGTGGCTCACCATCGATGAAAACACCATCGATTACCTGCAGCATGCCAAGCTTCAGTATCTGATCTTTGCCCTTGTCCTGCACATGGGAGCTTTCGTCTTCTGGGCGCTGCGTATGAAGATGATGTCCCATTCCCTCGGCTACCACGTGCCGTTTCTGCATTCGCTCAATGCCGTCTTTGCCAATCTCCTGGTCGCCGCCATCACCCCCTCCCAGGCCGGAGGAGAACCCGTGCGGATTCATGAGCTGTACCGGGCGGATGTCCCCATCGGGGATGCAACCGCAGTCGTCATCATGGAACGGGTCATCGACGGCATCGTTTTGGGGATCATCGGCATCTTCTCCTTCCTGCTGCTGGCATTTCAGGTCAGTGATCTCGATGTGAACCTTACTACACCGCTTCTCGTCATGTGGGCGCTCCTTGTGGTGGTTCTTGCCATTTTCGTCTATTCCATACGTCACCCGGATTTTTTAAAGCGGTTGATCAAGAGAATCTCCGGATGGTTTACAAAACGGTGGAAGTCGGAAAAAGTCGAACGCTTCCGCGACCGTATAGATGAAGAGGTGGACAATTTCAATTCCGCCCTCACCAAATTCATCGGAAAGGCACGGTCCGGCCTCTTCTGGGGCTTTCTCTTTACGGCACTCTACTGGATAGCAGAGTTCCTCATACCGTCCTTCATCCTCATCGCCCTTGGTGAACCGCCCCATTTCCTGGAGTCCTTCATCGTCCAGCTGATGATTGCCATCATCATGATGATACCCCTGACACCGGGCGGATCGGGCATTGCAGAGATCGGTGCCACTTCGCTGTACGGCCTCTTCGTCCCATCGTCCATCGTGGGGGTCTTCGTCCTCATCTGGCGCCTCATCATGTATTACTTCAATATCTTCGCAGGCGTCCTTGCAAGCGTCTTTATCGTGCGGCGTGAGATGATCCTCCGACAGATCAAGCGACTGAAACGGACCTGA
- a CDS encoding LysE family transporter: MYDAGIAGMFLLAFIIGLTGALAPGPMLVATITASIRDGWRVGPRIVVGHMAIEAIFVLFILVGLADYITPHSTIIAFAGGISLVFFGAITLRAAQTASLIVSGEEVYVSPYLAGFITSVSNPYFWLWWLTIGAGFLLDGVQGGLLVVIAFLAGHWLADLGWFTFISVGIGRSRTIISERVYRGVIGACGVMLVLFGLYYIVSFIPALG, translated from the coding sequence ATGTATGACGCAGGCATTGCGGGAATGTTTCTTCTTGCGTTTATTATCGGTCTTACCGGTGCGCTTGCCCCGGGGCCGATGCTCGTTGCCACCATTACTGCTTCCATACGGGATGGATGGAGGGTGGGACCCCGCATTGTCGTGGGCCACATGGCAATCGAGGCGATATTCGTTCTCTTCATACTGGTAGGGCTTGCAGATTACATCACCCCCCACAGCACGATAATTGCCTTTGCCGGTGGTATATCCCTTGTATTTTTTGGCGCCATCACTCTCCGGGCTGCACAGACGGCCTCGCTCATTGTATCCGGTGAAGAAGTGTATGTCAGCCCGTACCTTGCAGGATTTATCACCTCGGTTTCGAATCCCTATTTCTGGCTCTGGTGGCTCACAATCGGAGCAGGATTCCTTCTTGATGGTGTGCAGGGTGGTCTTCTCGTCGTCATTGCATTTCTGGCCGGCCACTGGCTCGCCGATCTCGGATGGTTCACCTTCATCTCGGTCGGCATCGGGAGAAGCAGAACGATAATCTCTGAACGGGTATATCGCGGAGTCATCGGGGCTTGTGGCGTGATGCTCGTGCTTTTCGGTCTCTATTACATAGTATCCTTTATTCCGGCACTGGGATAG